The following are from one region of the Methyloversatilis discipulorum genome:
- a CDS encoding ExeM/NucH family extracellular endonuclease, giving the protein MSSKIVRPVLPRTLVLALAAAGLLSQPVLADSTPQTLPFGQDWSNIDLIVGNDDWSAVPGITGYRGDSLTGATAADPQTIVADGNGTPVDVNANQTNPDTFTTGGVTEFHLADPVVALTGSGTADAPFLLLSLDTRGRSGIVVRYDLRDLDGSTDNAVQPVALQYRVGNSGDFINVPAAFVADATEGPSLAGKVTPVSVTLPAAAENQPLLQLRIITTNAVGNDEWVGIDNIVVDGSNGGGVNQPIVTSCPALSLQAGEGGSVNVSASDADSTVNALSLTGSLPAGVTLGALTPAAGDGASASASVTVAAATAAGSYAVGLRFANDDAQSADCTVDITVATAAAITPIPAIQGSGSASPLNGQSVTTEGVVTAVFPGLSGYYLQDEAGDGDVATSDGIFVYAPGNTAQVGQRLRLSAGVTEFNTVTELVSPTAVQVLGSGVSVQPTDVVLPEAFEGELERYEGMLVRIVSPLTVSQNYFQGRYGQVTLSADGRLEIPTNRHAAGTAEALALRDDNARRRIVLDDGSTAQNPNPIPFIGADDTLRAGDTVQTLTGVIDHGLITAASDGQRDYKIHPTVAPVFERTHPRTAAPAPVGGNVKVASFNVLNYFTTVDQAGASCFPSGTRSDCRGADSALEFSRQQAKIVAALRAIDADVVGLIEIENNGQTAVNNLVSALNAAYGANVYAAVGVPVGGSGGDAIRQAMIYKPARVSTVGSALSDTAPIHNRPPLAQTFAATNGERFSVVVNHFKSKSCGDAAGVEADQGDGQGCWNPLRVQQAAALNAFVQQLTTGSGATDVLVIGDLNAYSKEDPVNALTAAGMVNLAAGIDLAYSYTFDGESGALDHALATPALAAKTSGIAHWHINTDEPFVIDYNTEFKPQDLYAPHAYRSSDHDPVVIGLSLQKKIAGTAGRDRLNGSAGDDVITGGAGADTLTGGAGADTFVYQSMRDAADLITDFAPAQDVLDLRALLAGLGIVGDPQQSGHLRLVANAAGTLVQIDSDGFAGAAVPRTLVTLSGVQPGQLSGQNFAY; this is encoded by the coding sequence ATGTCATCGAAAATCGTTCGCCCGGTGCTGCCGCGCACCCTCGTTCTCGCGCTCGCCGCCGCCGGTCTGCTCAGTCAGCCGGTACTCGCCGACAGCACCCCGCAAACGCTGCCCTTTGGTCAGGACTGGTCGAACATCGACCTCATCGTCGGCAACGACGACTGGTCCGCTGTGCCGGGCATCACCGGCTATCGCGGTGACAGCCTGACCGGCGCCACCGCTGCCGATCCGCAGACCATCGTCGCCGATGGCAACGGCACGCCGGTGGACGTCAATGCCAACCAGACCAATCCGGACACCTTCACCACCGGCGGTGTGACCGAATTCCATCTGGCCGATCCGGTGGTCGCGCTGACCGGTTCCGGCACCGCCGACGCGCCTTTCCTGCTGCTGTCGCTGGATACCCGTGGCCGCAGCGGCATCGTCGTGCGTTACGACCTGCGCGATCTCGATGGCTCGACCGACAACGCGGTCCAGCCGGTGGCACTGCAGTACCGCGTCGGCAACAGCGGCGACTTCATCAACGTGCCGGCCGCCTTCGTCGCCGATGCGACCGAAGGTCCGTCGCTGGCCGGCAAGGTGACGCCGGTGTCGGTAACGCTGCCGGCGGCGGCGGAAAACCAGCCGCTGCTGCAGTTGCGCATCATCACGACGAACGCCGTCGGCAACGACGAATGGGTGGGCATCGACAACATCGTGGTCGATGGCAGCAATGGCGGCGGCGTGAATCAGCCCATCGTCACCAGTTGCCCGGCGCTCAGCCTGCAGGCAGGCGAGGGTGGCAGCGTGAATGTGTCGGCCAGCGACGCGGACAGCACGGTCAATGCGCTGAGCCTGACCGGCAGCCTGCCGGCCGGCGTCACGCTGGGTGCGCTGACGCCCGCGGCCGGCGACGGCGCCAGCGCGTCGGCCAGCGTCACCGTCGCTGCAGCTACCGCCGCCGGCAGCTATGCCGTCGGCCTGCGCTTCGCCAACGACGACGCGCAGAGCGCTGACTGCACGGTCGACATCACCGTCGCCACGGCGGCGGCGATCACGCCGATTCCGGCCATCCAGGGCAGCGGCAGCGCCAGTCCGCTGAACGGCCAGTCGGTCACCACGGAGGGCGTCGTCACCGCGGTGTTCCCGGGACTGTCCGGTTACTACCTGCAGGACGAAGCGGGCGATGGCGACGTCGCCACCTCGGACGGCATCTTCGTCTACGCGCCGGGCAATACCGCTCAGGTCGGTCAGCGTCTGCGCCTGAGTGCTGGCGTGACCGAGTTCAATACGGTGACCGAACTGGTGTCGCCGACCGCCGTCCAGGTGCTGGGCAGCGGCGTGAGCGTGCAGCCGACCGACGTCGTGCTGCCGGAGGCGTTCGAAGGCGAGCTGGAGCGCTACGAAGGCATGCTGGTGCGCATCGTGTCGCCGCTCACCGTGTCGCAGAACTACTTCCAGGGGCGCTACGGCCAGGTCACGCTGTCCGCCGACGGGCGTCTGGAAATCCCGACCAACCGCCATGCCGCGGGCACTGCCGAAGCGCTCGCGCTGCGCGACGACAATGCGCGCCGCCGCATCGTGCTCGACGACGGTTCGACTGCGCAGAATCCGAATCCCATCCCCTTCATCGGTGCCGACGACACGCTGCGCGCCGGCGATACGGTGCAGACGCTGACCGGCGTGATCGACCACGGCCTGATCACTGCCGCCAGCGACGGCCAGCGCGACTACAAGATCCACCCGACCGTCGCCCCAGTGTTCGAGCGCACGCATCCGCGCACCGCAGCGCCGGCACCGGTCGGCGGCAATGTGAAGGTGGCCAGCTTCAACGTGCTGAACTACTTCACGACGGTCGATCAGGCCGGCGCGTCGTGCTTCCCGTCGGGCACGCGCAGCGACTGCCGTGGCGCCGACAGCGCGCTCGAGTTCTCGCGCCAGCAGGCCAAGATCGTTGCCGCACTGCGCGCCATCGATGCTGACGTGGTGGGCCTGATCGAGATCGAGAACAACGGTCAGACCGCGGTGAACAATCTGGTGTCGGCGCTGAACGCGGCCTACGGCGCCAATGTGTACGCCGCGGTCGGCGTGCCGGTCGGCGGCAGCGGCGGCGATGCCATCCGCCAGGCGATGATCTACAAGCCGGCGCGTGTATCGACGGTGGGAAGCGCGCTCAGCGACACCGCGCCCATCCACAACCGTCCGCCGCTGGCACAGACCTTCGCAGCCACCAACGGCGAGCGCTTCAGCGTCGTCGTCAATCACTTCAAGTCGAAGTCCTGCGGCGACGCGGCCGGTGTCGAGGCCGACCAGGGCGACGGCCAGGGCTGCTGGAACCCGCTGCGCGTGCAGCAGGCCGCCGCGCTGAACGCCTTCGTGCAGCAGCTGACGACGGGCAGCGGCGCCACCGACGTGCTGGTGATCGGCGATCTGAACGCCTACTCCAAGGAGGACCCGGTCAATGCGCTGACCGCGGCCGGCATGGTGAATCTGGCCGCCGGCATCGATCTGGCCTACAGCTACACCTTCGACGGCGAGAGCGGTGCGCTCGACCACGCGCTGGCCACGCCTGCGCTGGCGGCAAAGACCAGCGGCATCGCGCACTGGCACATCAATACCGACGAGCCCTTCGTCATCGACTACAACACCGAGTTCAAGCCGCAGGACCTGTACGCGCCGCACGCCTACCGGTCGTCGGATCACGACCCGGTGGTGATCGGTTTGTCGCTGCAGAAGAAGATTGCCGGCACGGCCGGTCGTGACCGCCTGAACGGCAGCGCCGGTGACGACGTGATCACCGGTGGCGCCGGCGCGGACACGCTGACCGGTGGTGCCGGTGCAGACACCTTCGTCTATCAGTCGATGCGCGACGCGGCCGACCTCATCACCGACTTCGCGCCGGCGCAGGACGTGCTGGACCTGCGCGCCCTGCTGGCCGGTCTGGGCATCGTCGGCGATCCGCAGCAGTCCGGCCATCTGCGCCTCGTTGCGAACGCGGCCGGCACGCTGGTGCAGATCGACAGCGACGGCTTCGCCGGCGCCGCTGTGCCGCGCACGCTGGTCACGCTGAGCGGTGTGCAGCCCGGACAGCTGAGCGGCCAGAACTTCGCCTACTGA
- a CDS encoding MFS transporter — MSVHNGSTARLTLLMCAAEVLGMTSLAAYPSFLTELSALWSLSGAEAGFIGGAFFFGYMVAVPFLSGATDRVDARLVFVLSNLLMALGMVGFAFAAHGLWSAAFFQALSGAGLAGCYMPGLRVLADRVPHDAGTRHIAFYTSSFGIGTSGALLLAGALGRHVDWHVAVALMAIGPLLAAALVWLRVGHVAPPAAHEARWLPRFGPVLAHPRVRSLVSGYAVHCWELFGLRSWLVAFIAFGWTLSASTPWLTPTEAAALVMLLGQPASILGNEAASRVGRQRWIVWMMIASGLMCWVAGAAAGGPWWLLLILLSLYNVTVMADSASLTAGLVHAAPVAQRGAAMALYSLGGFGAGFVAPLVFGAALDLAGGTTVPLAWMFGFGTLGAGCLLWAMFGRRAA, encoded by the coding sequence GTGAGCGTGCACAACGGCAGCACCGCGCGCCTGACGCTGCTGATGTGTGCGGCCGAGGTGCTGGGCATGACCAGCCTCGCCGCCTACCCGTCCTTCCTGACCGAGCTGTCGGCGCTGTGGTCGCTCAGCGGCGCCGAGGCGGGCTTCATCGGCGGTGCCTTCTTCTTCGGCTACATGGTCGCCGTGCCCTTCCTGTCCGGCGCCACCGACCGCGTCGATGCCCGTCTCGTGTTCGTGCTGTCCAATCTGCTGATGGCGCTCGGCATGGTCGGTTTCGCCTTCGCCGCGCACGGGTTGTGGAGTGCCGCCTTCTTCCAGGCGCTCAGCGGCGCCGGGCTGGCCGGCTGCTACATGCCCGGCCTGCGCGTGCTGGCCGACCGCGTGCCGCATGACGCCGGCACCCGTCACATCGCCTTCTACACGTCGAGCTTCGGCATCGGCACCAGCGGCGCGCTGCTGCTGGCCGGCGCGCTCGGTCGCCACGTCGACTGGCATGTCGCGGTGGCGCTGATGGCCATCGGCCCGCTGCTGGCGGCCGCGCTGGTCTGGCTGCGCGTTGGCCACGTCGCGCCGCCGGCTGCGCACGAAGCGCGCTGGTTGCCGCGCTTCGGCCCGGTGCTGGCGCATCCGCGCGTGCGCAGCCTGGTCAGCGGCTACGCCGTGCACTGCTGGGAGCTGTTCGGCCTGCGTTCATGGCTGGTCGCCTTCATCGCTTTCGGCTGGACACTGTCGGCGAGCACGCCCTGGCTCACGCCGACCGAAGCGGCCGCCCTGGTTATGCTGCTGGGCCAGCCGGCCAGCATACTGGGGAACGAGGCTGCCAGCCGCGTCGGTCGCCAGCGCTGGATCGTCTGGATGATGATCGCATCGGGCCTCATGTGCTGGGTGGCGGGGGCTGCGGCCGGCGGGCCGTGGTGGCTGCTGCTGATCCTGCTGTCGCTGTACAACGTGACCGTGATGGCCGATTCGGCCTCTCTCACCGCCGGCCTGGTGCACGCCGCGCCGGTGGCGCAGCGCGGCGCGGCGATGGCGCTGTACTCGCTCGGCGGCTTCGGCGCCGGCTTCGTCGCGCCGCTGGTGTTCGGTGCTGCACTCGACCTCGCCGGTGGCACGACCGTCCCGCTGGCGTGGATGTTCGGCTTCGGCACGCTGGGCGCCGGCTGCCTGCTGTGGGCGATGTTCGGGCGGCGGGCGGCATAG